A stretch of the Notamacropus eugenii isolate mMacEug1 chromosome 2, mMacEug1.pri_v2, whole genome shotgun sequence genome encodes the following:
- the CHRD gene encoding chordin, with amino-acid sequence MPGQHRNPRLNSAQPRPRPGLGESPAGRPSRPPRLASSAPPGPAQPGGCLPSPPRVMRSLPGPPAQFLLFGLLVLGSRAARGSGPELPQLPIRPEKEPLPARGSAGCSFGGKLYALEETWHPDLGEPFGVMRCVLCACELPSWGRRGRGPGRVSCKNIKPECPVPNCGQPRQLPGHCCQTCPPERTSPEKQPSASAFEYPRDPEHRSYSNRGDPGTEKRAREDGHTDFVALLTGRGSQAVARTRVLLLRSTLRFSVSYRGLDRVTRVRFTDPSGSILFEHPAPQAQDGLVCGMWRAVPRLSLRLLRAEQLHVVLVTPTQPSGEVRGPLIRHRALAAETFSAILTLEGPPQANTGGIALLTLSDTEDSLHFLLLSQGLLDSKNGGSFHTPLRLQIQHQDQLLRELQANVSAQEPGFAEVLPDLTAQEMQWLALGELQISLERKEGPGPRISGHITARQSCDTLQSVLCGADALVPVETGAAGSASLRLLGNGSLLYQVQVVGTASEVTTVTLETKPRRRNQRSVLCQMTRGQQEGHMVVGMCPGLGARGVHMLLQNELFLNVGTKDFPEGELRGHVATVPYSGYTARQDVLPVPLAGALALPPIRSQAAGHAWLFLDGHCHLHYEVLLAGLSGSEQGTVTIHLIGPPGLPGPQRLLKGFYGPEAQGIVKDLESELLHHLSQGMAFLLVSTKSSPRGELRGQVHIPNQCEVSSLRLAAPLPERIAPDLTVAAAPMRFLNHETVDVAASVMPVSVGPVEAQPMLEPSVSAISKTGGGSHLRDPNTCFFEGQQRPHGARWAPNYDPVCSLCTCQRRTVICDPVVCPPLSCSHPMQAPDQCCPVCPKKLDIGDRQGLDRSRDPGEGCYFDGDRSWRAAGTRWHPVVPPFGLIKCAVCTCKGATGEVHCEKVQCPRLTCAQPIRANPTDCCKQCPAGSGSRTWLGDPMQADGPRGCRFGGQWFPESQRWHPSVPPFGEMTCITCRCGAGVPHCERDDCPPALACGSGKENRCCSHCSSRASETRMEPELEKEAGDL; translated from the exons ATGCCTGGCCAGCATCGCAATCCCCGGCTCAACTCGGCCCAGCCCCGTCCCCGGCCCGGCCTCGGAGAGTCCCCGGCCGGCCGGCCCTCTCGACCTCCTCGCCTCGCGTCGTCCGCCCCACCCGGCCCGGCCCAGCCCGGGGGCTGCCTGCCCTCGCCGCCCCGCGTCATGCGGAGCCTCCCGGGTCCGCCGGCTCAGTTTCTGCTTTTCGGGCTCCTGGTGCTGGGGTCCCGGGCAGCCCGCGGCTCCGGCCCCGAGCTCCCCCAGCTGCCCATACGGCCCGAAAAGGAGCCGCTGCCCGCCCGGGGTTCGGCAG GCTGTTCCTTCGGGGGAAAGCTCTATGCCCTGGAGGAGACGTGGCACCCGGACTTAGGGGAGCCCTTTGGGGTGATGCGCTGCGTGCTGTGCGCCTGCGAGCTG CCCTCTTGGGGTCGCCGGGGTAGGGGTCCAGGACGGGTGAGCTGCAAGAACATCAAACCCGAGTGTCCGGTGCCGAACTGCGGACAGCCGCGCCAGCTGCCGGGTCACTGCTGTCAGACTTGCCCCCCTG AACGGACCTCTCCTGAAAAGCAGCCCTCCGCTTCGGCCTTTGAGTACCCTCGGGACCCGGAGCATCGCAGCTACAGCAACCGCGGGGACCCTGGAACTGAAAAGAGGGCCCGAGAGGATGGTCATACGG ACTTTGTGGCGCTGCTGACTGGTAGAGGGTCGCAGGCAGTAGCCAGAACCCGGGTGCTGCTGCTGCGGTCCACCCTGCGTTTCTCCGTCTCCTACCGAGG GCTGGACCGTGTCACCAGAGTTCGATTCACAGACCCAAGTGGCAGCATCCTGTTCGAGCACCCTGCTCCCCAAGCCCAGGATGGTTTG GTGTGTGGGATGTGGCGGGCAGTACCCCGGCTCTCTCTTCGGCTTCTTCGGGCTGAGCAGCTGCACGTGGTGCTGGTCACACCCACTCAGCCCTCGGGTGAAGTCAGGGGGCCTCTGATCCGACACCGGGCATTGGCTGCAG AGACCTTTAGTGCCATCCTGACCTTAGAGGGCCCACCACAAGCCAACACTGGGGGGATCGCCCTGCTCACCCTAAGTGACACAGAGGACTCCCTACACTTCCTGCTGCTTTCCCAAGGGCTGCTGGACTCTAAAAATGGTG GATCTTTCCACACTCCCCTTCGGCTGCAGATTCAACACCAGGACCAGCTCCTCCGAGAGCTCCAGGCTAACGTCTCTGCCCAG GAGCCTGGCTTTGCGGAGGTATTGCCTGACCTTACAGCTCAGGAGATGCAGTGGTTGGCTCTGGGAGAGCTTCAGATATCcctggagaggaaggagggcCCTGGGCCCCGGATCAGTGGGCATATCACTGCCAGGCAGAGCTGTGACA ccCTGCAAAGTGTCCTGTGTGGTGCAGATGCCTTGGTGCCAGTGGAGACTGGTGCAGCAGGCTCAGCCAGTCTCAGGCTTCTAGGAAATGGCTCTCTGCTCTATCAG GTGCAGGTAGTTGGCACAGCCAGTGAGGTCACAACTGTGACTCTGGAGACCAAACCTCGGAGGAGAAACCAGCGCAGTGTCCTGTGCCAAATGACGAGGGGCCAACAAGAAGGGCACATG GTTGTGGGCATGTGTCCAGGTCTGGGTGCCCGGGGAGTCCACATGCTGCTACAGAATGAGCTGTTTCTGAATGTGGGCACCAAGGACTTCCCTGAGGGAGAGCTACGTGGCCATGTTGCCACTGTGCCCTATAGTGGGTACACTGCCCGTCAGGACG TGCTTCCTGTGCCCTTGGCAGGAGCTCTGGCCCTTCCCCCCATTCGAAGCCAGGCTGCAGGGCATGCCTGGCTCTTCCTGGATGGGCACTGCCACCTGCATTATGAGGTCCTGCTGGCTGGGCTCAGTGGTTCTGAGCAGGGCACTGTCACCATCCACCTCATTGGCCCCCCTGGCCTCCCAGGGCCCCAACGCCTGCTCAAGGGATTCTATGGTCCTGAG GCCCAGGGGATTGTCAAGGATCTGGAGTCTGAGTTACTGCACCACCTTTCCCAAGGCATGGCCTTCCTGTTAGTCAGCACCAAGAGCAGTCCCCGTGGAGAACTTCGGGGACAG GTGCACATCCCCAACCAGTGTGAGGTGAGCAGCCTGCGGCTGGCGGCACCCCTGCCTGAAAGGATAGCCCCTGATCTGACAGTGGCTGCAGCACCCATGAGATTCCTAAACCATGAAACAGTGGATGTAGCAGCGTCTGTGATGCCTGTGTCTGTGGGCCCGGTGGAGGCCCAGCCTATGCTGGAACCCTCTGTGTCAGCAATCTCGAAAACGGGTGGGGGTAGCCACCTCCGTGATCCCAACACTTGTTTCTTTGAGGGGCAGCAGCGTCCCCATGGAGCCCGCTGGGCTCCCAACTATGACCCTGTCTGTTCTCTCTGCACCTGTCAG AGACGAACAGTGATCTGTGACCCTGTGGTGTGTCCACCCCTGAGCTGCTCTCACCCTATGCAGGCTCCAGACCAATGCTGCCCCGTTTGTCCTA AAAAATTGGACATTGGAGACAGGCAAGGGCTGGATCGGAGTCGGGACCCGGGAGAAG GCTGCTACTTTGATGGTGACCGGAGCTGGCGTGCTGCTGGGACCCGTTGGCATCCTGTGGTGCCCCCCTTTGGTCTCATCAAGTGTGCTGTGTGTACCTGCAAG GGAGCAACAGGGGAGGTGCACTGTGAGAAGGTGCAGTGTCCCCGACTGACCTGTGCCCAGCCTATCCGTGCCAACCCCACTGACTGCTGCAAACAGTGCCCAG CGGGGTCTGGATCTAGGACCTGGCTGGGGGACCCCATGCAGGCAGATGGGCCAAGAGGCTGCCGCTTTGGGGGTCAGTGGTTCCCTGAGAGTCAGCGGTGGCACCCGTCAGTGCCCCCCTTTGGAGAGATGACCTGCATTACATGCAGGTGTGGG GCTGGGGTGCCTCACTGTGAGAGGGATGACTGCCCCCCTGCCTTGGCTTGTGGCTCTGGGAAGGAAAATCGCTGCTGTTCGCACTGCTCGTCACGAG CCTCTGAGACCAGGATGGAGCCAGAGCTGGAAAAAGAAGCTGGGGACTTGTAG